TGTACAGAATCGCACCGATCACCGCCCACCAGAAGCCATTGACCTGGAAGCCCTTGAGGATGGACCCGGCAAACCAGAACAACAGCGCATTAAGGACGATCAGGAACAGGCCGAGCGTGACCAGGGTAATGGGCAGCGTCAACAGCACCAGCACCGGTTTGACCAGCATGTTCAGCAGTCCCAGCACCAGCGCGGCGATCAACGCCGATCCGAAGCTGGCCACCGCAATACCAGGCAGCAGATAGGCCACCACCAGCAAGGCCACCGCGTTAAGGATCCAGACCAGGATCAGGCTCAGCATGTTCGATTCTCCCGCATCGAGTCGTTGAAAGGGGCGGCGGTAGCGCAGAGCATCGCCGTCCCTTGCAAGACTACACCATCAATAGCGGTAGTGATTGCTCTTGAAGGGGCCGTCGACCGGCACGCCGATGTAGGACGCCTGGTCGGCGCGCAGCGTGGTCAGGTTGGCGCCCAGCTTCTTCAGGTGCAGGCGGGCAACTTTTTCGTCCAGCTGCTTGGGCAGCACGTAGACCTGGCCCTTTTCATAGGCTTCGTTGCGCGTGAACAGCTCGATCTGCGCGATGGTCTGGTTGGTGAAGGACGACGACATCACGAAGGACGGGTGGCCCGTGGCGCAGCCCAGGTTCACCAGCCGGCCCTTGGCCAGCAGGATGATGCGCTTGCCGTCCGGGAAA
This genomic interval from Bordetella genomosp. 8 contains the following:
- a CDS encoding phage holin family protein — its product is MSLILVWILNAVALLVVAYLLPGIAVASFGSALIAALVLGLLNMLVKPVLVLLTLPITLVTLGLFLIVLNALLFWFAGSILKGFQVNGFWWAVIGAILYSIISGLLSTLLVS